The Synechococcus sp. MVIR-18-1 region AATGTTGAACCCCTAGAAGCCGTCTCCCTGAAAGACAGGGAGATCTTCGACCTTCTGGGTTTCGACTGATCAGAGGCCCACGAGTTTCATCGAAAGCTCCCAAACCCGACGGGCGACATCTGGATTTGTCGCCTTGTCAGACAGTTCTTGACTGAACTGTTTGCCATCTTTCTTTTGACGATTTCCCCAACTCCAATGCACACCTGACTGGCTGAACTCGGCGTTCGCCACCACCATTGCGACGCGTTCACCAGCCAGAGCCTGAGAGACATAACCACCCGTAATCTTTTTCTGAAACCAAGGGAAAATGACTTGAAAGGCCTTAGGGGTGTTTCTAAATAAAGGCGTGTCAGCCACGCAACCGGGGTACAGAGACGTACAGCTAATCCCGGTGTCGTCGTGGATCCGTCGATGCAGTTCCTGGGTGGTGATCATGTTGCAGAGCTTGCTGTCTTTGTACGCCTTGCCTGGCTTAAACACCTGTCCACTCGCCATCGAGACCGGATCTTTAAAGCCAGCTTCGAAACCGGAAAGGTCTCCTAGATCAGCCGGAGCTGGAATAGGAATTTTCCCTCCAAGTTCCTTCGAATTAGCAGTCACAGTGCCAAGAATGACGATCCGTTTTGAGGGATGGCTTGATGCCTTCAACCGGTCAAGAAGCAACTGAATCAACAAAAAATGGCCCAAATGGTTCGTGGCCATCGACAGTTCGTAACCCTGCGGCGAACGCTTCGGCTCTTTCAACTTGGGGTCATAGACCGCTGCGTTACAGACCAGCGCATCCACCCCGCCGGGAAGGCTCTCAACCGCATGACGGACACTCTCTAAATCCCCTAAATCCATGAGGATGTGCTGAAGACGATCACTAGGAATACCAAGCTCATCTGCAGCTCCAGCAGCTCGCTGTGGGTTGCGATTAGCCGTAATCACAGTCCACCCCTGTTGGACCAGAGCACGCGTGGCGTTCAAGCCCACACCGGACGTGGTTCCGGTAATGAGAACGGTTCCGGGTGTTCCCATCTTGATCTGCCTTTATCTGATTCCAGTTTGACCTTTCAAGCGTTGCTGCGAAGACATCGCATAAAACCAAAAGTTCTCAGCGCCAAATAATGCGAAGACGGTTTGGAGCAATCCATTGATCCTGTTCATCCATCAGGCGATCTCTTCCACCGAGAGTGAACAAACGATCAAAACGTTGCTGTAAGCCACGAAGCTTGTTGGTCTCCACAGCCACAACAGCAGCAAGCTCTCCATGGCGGTCTAAGCGCTCCTGGTAAGCCATCGAAAGCCTGACAAGACTGACGCCACCAAGACTAATCAGACCGATTTTCACAGCCAATGCAAGGCCGCTGCACAGCATGTCTCTGCGATCACCCTGATTTTGAATCAGGGCAGCACGGGTCACAGCATCAACCGGTTCCTTAGCGGAGCGATCAGATGACCTGGGTCGTTGTCGTGTTGGCGATGGAGCTGCCTTAGCCATGTCCGCTTTTAACGCAGCGGACAAAGACTGCAAGAGGCCGTCGCTCAATCACGACGTCAGTTTCACGCCCGATACAAGCTCACACAAAGGCGCACAGCCAACACTCCGGCATGGGCAGCCACCACCAAAGCGATGAAAATTTCAGTTTGAGTAATAGAACTGACCATGACGGATTCATAACGCCCCACCATTCTTTCTCCTCAACCCCTCTCCAAGCCATCATTCGCAAAGGCCTGTCACACCCCCATGGATGTCCAAAGTCAAATGCAACCCGTTGTTATCGATGCCGTTGCCATTCAGACGCTTGATCTCAAGGCGCTGAACCCATGGATGGCGCGCTCGATCACAGACCTTCTCAGCGATGGAGCCGGGTTAGAGCTCCAGTACAACTGGCCACGGGATGCCAATGACCCCAGAGAGCTCAGTGAATGTCCGGAGCCCCGTCTTTGGGCCCTAAGGGCAGATGCTGTTCACCCCTGGCTCCCTCTCGTATTGGAACGATCTGGCGGAAGCCTGATCCAACACGTGGCGATGGTGGTTCCCCACGACTTCAGTCCGAGTGAAGGGATTCGCTTCGACCCTCAGGCTCTGGAGATCTGGATCACCCACCGGTTCATGCTGCTCGATCACCTGGGACAACACCTTCCTCAATCTCAGCGGGGGAACTTGCTTCAAATGGCCGCCACCATTGGCTATGAGGTGGATGCAGCGTTCTGGACTCTCCTTGATCAACGCTGATGGAGATCACACCGTGGATGGTGATCTGGTTGCCTCACCGTTGCCCATCAATCAACGAATTCAACCGATGAGCGCAAGCTGAAAGGCTCTCCGAGCACTATCAAAGGCCAACAGGATGGCCAACCCACGCAGCATCCAGGCCAGCCGATCAGCCCTCACGTCATCCAAACGCGATGCGCTCCACTGCGCCCCCACTGCAGCCACTCCACCCAGAATCAGGCCCAGCGTGGGTTGCCCTCTCCCTTCAGAAAGAAACTGAAGAGACGCCGCTGCGGTGGAACAGGCCACTGCCACCGTGCTGAATCGGATCGCGAGTCGAATCGGGACGGCCAACCCCCGCACCATCACGGGCACCATCACGAGGCCGCCGCCTAAGCCCAACATTCCACCGGCAAATCCTGCCAAGCCACCCACGGCGGTCAGTCCTGGCAACGAAAACGTCTGATCCGTATCTGACCCCGAATCATTGGAGCGTGACTGAATCGTGCAAGCCAAAAACAGATAGAGAAGCGCTTGAAGCGCTAACAAATGCCAGCCAGCAACCAAGCGCCCCAAACGACTGAAGATCAACGCCGTCACAAAAGCGGCGATACCAATGGCCAATCCAGCCTGAGCAGGCACAGTTCGAGCGCGAAGGTGCGCTGCCGTGCCGCTGAGCGCCGTTGGCACAATGGCAAAGGTGCTGGTCGCCAGAGCCTGATGCGGGGTTAACCCCATCCAGAGCAACAAAGGGGCAAAAATCAAACCACCTCCAATCCCCAGCAGTC contains the following coding sequences:
- a CDS encoding protochlorophyllide reductase is translated as MGTPGTVLITGTTSGVGLNATRALVQQGWTVITANRNPQRAAGAADELGIPSDRLQHILMDLGDLESVRHAVESLPGGVDALVCNAAVYDPKLKEPKRSPQGYELSMATNHLGHFLLIQLLLDRLKASSHPSKRIVILGTVTANSKELGGKIPIPAPADLGDLSGFEAGFKDPVSMASGQVFKPGKAYKDSKLCNMITTQELHRRIHDDTGISCTSLYPGCVADTPLFRNTPKAFQVIFPWFQKKITGGYVSQALAGERVAMVVANAEFSQSGVHWSWGNRQKKDGKQFSQELSDKATNPDVARRVWELSMKLVGL
- the psaM gene encoding photosystem I reaction center subunit XII encodes the protein MVSSITQTEIFIALVVAAHAGVLAVRLCVSLYRA
- a CDS encoding CRR6 family NdhI maturation factor; the encoded protein is MDVQSQMQPVVIDAVAIQTLDLKALNPWMARSITDLLSDGAGLELQYNWPRDANDPRELSECPEPRLWALRADAVHPWLPLVLERSGGSLIQHVAMVVPHDFSPSEGIRFDPQALEIWITHRFMLLDHLGQHLPQSQRGNLLQMAATIGYEVDAAFWTLLDQR
- a CDS encoding sulfite exporter TauE/SafE family protein, which codes for MEILDWLLVVPLGLLAGGLAGLLGIGGGLIFAPLLLWMGLTPHQALATSTFAIVPTALSGTAAHLRARTVPAQAGLAIGIAAFVTALIFSRLGRLVAGWHLLALQALLYLFLACTIQSRSNDSGSDTDQTFSLPGLTAVGGLAGFAGGMLGLGGGLVMVPVMVRGLAVPIRLAIRFSTVAVACSTAAASLQFLSEGRGQPTLGLILGGVAAVGAQWSASRLDDVRADRLAWMLRGLAILLAFDSARRAFQLALIG